The following are encoded together in the Sebastes fasciatus isolate fSebFas1 chromosome 14 unlocalized genomic scaffold, fSebFas1.pri SUPER_14_unloc_3, whole genome shotgun sequence genome:
- the LOC141763566 gene encoding uncharacterized protein LOC141763566, with protein sequence MTTGETEETCGGQKETCGGQKETGRTEGGGGDMKLPLSSTTLSTIAIQAGQSLLVVSVLKSGSLVHLQLVQVQPGLCEIGSNQEENQDLIQDQQQLMDKLQKHEEEVLSVVENNQQTEQRKRRMRRRRDEDTMEQKRNKQEEEEEVLKAMVASLKEGWSLLLRLLQRRQEVLTLAADFYRRALEFSVGLDLVEDLQTRLDEDRLTEVQLTYDSMRRGLLVKSLQVLSSSSVLLQRLRQLQRTEDLQRRGGILQEDQDQDQDQDQDQDQDQDQDQESSQSLQSSQSSQCSRGAVLRLEELVEALQDRRRRADQAIRIIVLRKEQESREAGSEDLSSLQDRSLTVDKILDQDPESGSTSAENTDLKSETRTKETRDLKPGSRSDVRPGSRSKETRNFDSGSRLYLKPEPRSDLKPRSEETRDLLPESRSDLQPGSSLDQTPESRSDLKPESGLDVNPESRLEETRTFESGSRLELKPGSKPATINLQPGFRLDQTPGPRELKPESGLDMNPASTSGPPGSTSGPPGSTSGPPGSTSGPPGSTSGPPGSTSGPPGSTSGPPGSTSGPPGSTSGPPGSSGPATGLQSMLGEETQCGEGHAHQALLTNQRLQLLSSWEQLVDEMCSWLQQSSSVSYSCETGRQLSEAEDTLNTHLQLRTQAESAGLDVEHMKQILDQVRTGPPRLSPLKALTEQLKRSSAGGRTGTGTGTGTAQLDPPGSLSPELAGRVDLVLKELQSLKRKMDSNLQLLQPYVTFLRTARQVEEEMEDLMEVYRERPEEEEEEEEEEAGSSESPEKKNQVTACEQETLQSFITCQELGDDCVRTVTMVSGAALNRQSVASAVQRTMERLDRTKQEVDGLQSRRQSQIQQQRESCRKYQERLHKTLQDLKCVSEMMDSCTLMDLGSDLQTSRLREHFSRARPHFTKLDAEVEFLVRSWETQSGVQDRLEVEEEDLSELLKLQKRVKNKIHQSQSILDWTCSFHLTSRQLEVLLRSEPLLGSAGSCGSSGSEQSQQIQSLFETVSTLKTDICTAVHHTDGTRFMVDQLETRLLSLDSRRVSWLDEASRHEETLRRELLTRRLNDDITQVSSSTMTSHR encoded by the exons AGTGGCTCTCTGGTCCACCTCCAGCTGGTCCAGGTCCAACCAGGTCTCTGTGAGATCGGATCCAACCAGGAAGAAAACCAGGACCTGATCCAGGaccagcagcagctgatggACAAactgcag AAACATGAGGAGGAAGTTCTGTCTGTGGTGGAGAACAACCAACAGacagagcagaggaagaggaggatgaggaggaggagggatgaagaTACGATGGAGCAGAAGAGgaacaaacaggaggaagaggaggaggtgctgaAGGCCATGGTGGCGTCTCTGAAGGAGGGATGGTCGCTGCTCCTCCGCCTGCTGCAGAGACGACAGGAAGTCCTGACGCTGGCTGCAGACTTCTACCGCCGAGCTCTGGAG ttCTCTGTCGGTCTGGACCTAGTAGAGGACCTCCAGACCAGACTGGACGAGGACAGACTGACTGAAGTGCAGCTCACATACGACTCCatgaggagag GTCTTCTGGTGAAGTCTCTGCAGGTtttaagcagcagcagcgttctgcTGCAGAGACTCAGACAGCTGCAGAGGACCGAGGACctccagaggagaggaggaatccTGCAggaggaccaggaccaggaccaggaccaggaccaggaccaggaccaggaccaggaccaggaccaggag AGTTCCCAGAGTCTTCAGAGTTCCCAGAGCTCACAGTGCAGCAGGGGGGCGGTTCTGAGGCTGGAGGAGCTGGTGGAGGCGCTGCAGGACCGGAGGAGGAGGGCGGACCAGGCCATCAGGATCATCGTCCTCAGGAAAGAACAAGAGTCCAGAGAGGCCGGTTCTGAA GACCTGTCTTCACTTCAGGACCGGAGTCTCACAGTTGACAAAATCCTGGACCAGGACCCAGAGTCTGGATCCACATCAGCAGAGAACACAGACCTGAAATCGGAAACCAGAACTAAAGAAACCAGAGACCTTAAACCTGGATCCAGATCAGATGTGAGGCCTGGATCCAGATCAAAGGAGACCAGAAACTTTGATTCAGGATCCAGATTATATCTAAAACCTGAACCCAGATCAGATCTGAAACCCAGATCAGAAGAGACTAGAGATCTGCTGCCTGAATCCAGATCAGATCTGCAGCCGGGATCCAGTTTAGACCAGACACCGGAATCGAGATCAGATCTGAAGCCAGAATCTGGATTAGATGTGAACCCTGAATCTAGATTAGAGGAGACCAGAACCTTCGAGTCAGGATCCAGATTAGAGTTGAAGCCTGGATCCAAACCAGCGACCATAAACCTGCAGCCGGGATTCAGGTTAGACCAGACACCGGGACCGAGAGAGCTGAAGCCAGAATCCGGATTAGATATGAACCCTGCGTCCACATCGGGGCCTCCAGGATCCACATCGGGGCCTCCTGGATCCACATCGGGGCCTCCAGGATCCACATCGGGGCCTCCTGGATCCACATCGGGGCCTCCGGGATCCACATCGGGGCCTCCTGGATCCACATCGGGGCCTCCGGGATCCACATCGGGGCCTCCGGGATCCACATCGGGGCCTCCGGGATCCAG CGGGCCGGCGACCGGGCTGCAGAGCATGCTGGGAGAGGAGACTCAGTGTGGAGAAGGCCACGCCCACCAAGCCctcctgaccaatcagaggctCCAGCTGCTGTCGTCATGGGAACAGCTGGTCGACGAG atgTGCAGCTggctgcagcagagcagcagtgtctCTTACAGCTGTGAAACAGGACGGCAGCTCTCTGAGGCCGAAGACACTCtgaacacacacctgcagctcCGCACACAGGctgag TCTGCAGGTCTGGATGTTGAACACATGAAGCAGATCCTGGATCAGGTCAGAACCGGTCCCCCCCGGCTGTCCCCTCTGAAGGCCCTGACGGAGCAGCTGAAGAGAAGCAGCGCCGGCGGACGGACCGGAACCGGAACCGGCACCGGCACCGCTCAGCTCGATCCGCCTGGTTCACTGAGTCCTGAACTGGCCGGTCGGGTTGATCTGGTTCTGAAGGAGCTGCAGAGTCTGAAGAGGAAGATGGACTCcaacctgcagctgctgcaaCCCTACGTCACCTTCCTGAGGACGGCCCGGCAG gtagaggaggagatggaggaccTGATGGAGGTCtacagagagagaccagaggaagaggaggaggaggaagaggaggaagctggTAGTTCTGAgtcaccagagaagaagaatcaGGTCACCGCCTGCGAGCAAGAAACGCTACAGAGCTTCATCACCTGTCAGGAACTGGGAGACGACTGCGTCCGTACTGTTACTATG GTGTCGGGAGCGGCGTTGAACCGGCAGTCGGTGGCGTCGGCGGTGCAGCGGACGATGGAGCGACTCGACAGaaccaaacaggaagtggacgGGCTGCAGAGTCGGCGGCAAAGCCAGATCCAGCAGCAGCGGGAGTCCTGCAGGAAATACCAGGAGAGACTCCACAAG ACCCTGCAGGACTTGAAGTGTGTCTCTGAGATGATGGATTCCTGCACTCTGATGGATCTGGGTTCAGACCTGCAGACCTCCAGGCTGAGGGAGCACTTCAGCCGGGCCAGACCACATTTCACC aAGCTAGACGCTGAGGTGGAGTTCTTGGTGAGGAGCTGGGAGACTCAGAGCGGAGTCCAGGACcggctggaggtggaggaggaggatctgTCAGAGCTGCTGAAGCTCCAGAAGAGAGTGAAGAACAAGATCCATCAGAGCCAGTCCATCCTGGACTGGACCTGCAGCTTCCACCTCACATCCAGACAG CTGGAGGTTCTGCTCCGGTCAGAACCTCTActtggttctgctggttcctgTGGATCCAGTGGTTCTGAGCAGAGTCAGCAGATCCAGAGTCTGTTTGAGACGGTTTCAACACTGAAGACGGACATCTGCACCGCCGTCCACCACACC GACGGGACTCGTTTCATGGTGGACCAGCTGGAGACTCGTCTTCTGTCTCTGGACTCTCGTCGTGTCTCCTGGTTGGACGAAGCGTCTCGCCATGAGGAGACGCTCCGCAGAGAGCTGCTGACCCGCCGCCTCAACGATGACATCACACAGGTGAGTTCCTCAACGATGACATCACACAGGTAG